Genomic window (Sulfurovum sp. NBC37-1):
TTTTGAATAGTAAAGATGGGAGTACCTTTAATAGCCAGTTGACTTGCAAAGGTATGTCTGAGTGTGTGAATCACTACACGGTTTTTTCTGTCATCTGCATCTATTCCTACATTGAAAAGCTTGGTAAGCACTTTTGAGAGTTGCCTTCTAAGCGTTCTTTCGTTCATAACTATAAGTTTATCATTTGGTTTGAGGTTGGCAGTTCTTTTTATGAGAATCTCTTTGAGTGTGTTGTCAAAAAATCCTCCATAGGTATCTTCATTCTTGATATCGTTAAGAGTAATCATATTGTTATTGAAATCCAGATCTTTCTTTGCAATAGCCATAATGGTACCAAGTCGTCCGCCTGTAGAGAGGGAGAGCAGAGTAAAGAGGTACAGATCTTCATTCTCTTTTACTTCTTCAATCAAAGCTTTAATCTCATCTATTGAAAGGAAACGCTCTCTTTTGTTATCAATCTTTTGCTCTTTGATCCCTTTGACTGGATTAACGCCAGAGAAGAGATCTTCTGCAATAGCATAGTTGTAAACAGCTTTGATGAACTGAATATACTGATTGACTGTTTTTGGTGCTCTTGATTGTGCCATATCTGTCTGGATAGCCAAAATATCATTTTTGGTAATGCTGTAGATATCTTTGGATCCGATGTATTCTTTCAGTTGGCTTTTGTATCTATTTTTGGTTTGCTCGTTTGTTTTGTTGTGAAGCTCTTTTGATTTAAAATATTTGGTGACGATCTCATCAAAAGTAACGATCTTTCTTTTATGGGTAGCATTGATAATAGGTGGCTGTTCTCCAAGTCTTATTGCATTGACTGTTTCAAGCAGCTTCTGGTTGCAGTAGTTCTCTCTGATTCCTTCGCTGTATTTACCAACTTTTATTTCTCTGAGTTTACCATTTTCTCTATAGCGGATATAATAGACTTTATCAGGCTTGTTATTGGTGGTGGTTTCTAAGTAAATAACATTTTTATATCGTGTCTTAAATCGTTTTGCCATTTCATATATCTTTAGATTGATTTGAGTAATTATAGTCAAATCTTCCCCACATATTCCCCACACCAAATGAGAAAAAGTGAAAAAAACTGATATGAATTGACATTTTCTTTTTGGTGTCTCACCTTTAAAATGTGTCGGTAAAACCGTGCTTTGAAGCAGATTGACATACTAAGCTATAAAGTGACAGATAATCTACTGGACAAATCCCCCTCTCCCGGCCATCAAACTATATAAAATCCTTTCAAACATCGATAAGACAGTACTTTGATACTCTGTTTAAGTTTTAAATTTTTGCTACTCTGCTATCCTATTGCTACCCATTTTTTTAAAATCGATATTTTTTAGAACAAAAACCACTTCTTTTTTGCATGCCGATTGGCAATGATAATGAGATATCTTCAAAATAAGTGAGAATTTAGTGTCAACCGCGGAGTTAAATTAGGCAGTTTTTCATGAGTTTTTTTCATGAAATGTAACCTCAAGCAACACGTATATTTTTAGTCTTATTTTTTACTCTTTTTAGGTTCAACTTCATAAAGATCAGAACCATTCATTTCTTCCTCCTTTTTTTCTTTTAATCGATAAGAATCTCCAAGTATATTTATCACATGAGAATGATGTAAAAGTCTGTCTAAAATAGCAGTAGTCACTACTTTGTCAGGGTAGCGTAAAAATATTTCTGTAAATTCCAAATCAGCTATGATAAAAAGAAAAAGGAATCATAGCAATGGAAGTAAAAGAAAATAAGATAGAGTTTGACCTGCAGGAGTTGGCACCGCTGTTGATAGCCAATAAAACAGAAGGATTTAGACAGGTAGGAGAGAAGATCCTCAATGCGATATTGGAGAAGGAGTTCGAAGCCTTTATCGGTGCAGGTCGTCACGAACGCAATGAAGAGCGAAAAGATTACCGTAACAGCTATAAAGAACGACAGTTAAAGACAACCCTGGGTCAATTGAATCTGTTACGTCCCTATGCCAGAAGCGGAAAGTTTGAAACCAAACTCTTCGAGAACTATTCCCGGATCGATAAAGCCTTGGTGTCGATGATCGTTGAGAGTTACCTCAAAGGGGTTTCCACCAGAAAAGTAGAAGCAGTGGTCTCGGCACTGGATATTGAACTTTCTCATAGCACGGTCAGTAACCTGAGCCACGAACTGGATGAACTGGTCACAGAATTCAAAACTTCACCGCTAAGATCCTACTATCCCTACTTGTACGTGGATTCACTCTATCTGAAAGTCTTTAACGGTTCACGGTTTGTCTCCAAAGCAGTGATGATAGCCATAGGAGTCAATGAAGAGGGATACAGAGAGATACTCGATATTGCACCAATGGAAAGTGAAGCTGTCTCAACGTATGAAGATTTCTTTGATGGTTTAAAAGAACGGGGAATAAAGAAAGTGGATCTTATTATCTCTGATGGACACAAGGGGATCAAAAAAACTGCCAGTGAAAGTTTCGTAGGCTCAAGCTGGCAGTTATGCTCGGTACACTTTAAGAGAAACCTCATGAAAGTCGTACCTCAAAAGGATATCAAAACTATCCTTGAAGAGATAAATGTGATTCTGCATTCCAAAACTATGCAGGATGCTATTGACTATGCCAGCGGTATGGCTTCAGCCTATGAGATCTCACATCCAAAACTGATCAAATACCTGACCAAGAACCTGATGGATGTACTGACATTTCTGGCATTTCCAAAAGCACATCATAGGAAAATTCATTCTACAAATGTATTAGAGCGATTTAACAAGGAGGTAAAGAGAAGAACGAAAGTGGTAGGTGCTTTCCCAAGTGACAACTCAGTACTACGCCTGTTGGTGCCCCTGGCAGTGGACACCAATGCCAAGTGGCTGGATAGAAAGTATGTTTCTTGGAATAATTTGGTACAATCTGATGAGGCTGAGGAAGAATTTACAGAAAATTTTTGACGCTATCAATAATGGTTTTCAACATCTGTTTCAAATTCAAGTGTTTTACTTTTACCTTTTTGGATACTAATGGCATTAGTGCTTCTCTCAAACAATTTTAACAATAATTTGAAACAATA
Coding sequences:
- a CDS encoding tyrosine-type recombinase/integrase — translated: MAKRFKTRYKNVIYLETTTNNKPDKVYYIRYRENGKLREIKVGKYSEGIRENYCNQKLLETVNAIRLGEQPPIINATHKRKIVTFDEIVTKYFKSKELHNKTNEQTKNRYKSQLKEYIGSKDIYSITKNDILAIQTDMAQSRAPKTVNQYIQFIKAVYNYAIAEDLFSGVNPVKGIKEQKIDNKRERFLSIDEIKALIEEVKENEDLYLFTLLSLSTGGRLGTIMAIAKKDLDFNNNMITLNDIKNEDTYGGFFDNTLKEILIKRTANLKPNDKLIVMNERTLRRQLSKVLTKLFNVGIDADDRKNRVVIHTLRHTFASQLAIKGTPIFTIQKLLNHKDIKQTLRYAKLAPDSGKEMVHELMGSFL
- a CDS encoding IS256 family transposase; its protein translation is MEVKENKIEFDLQELAPLLIANKTEGFRQVGEKILNAILEKEFEAFIGAGRHERNEERKDYRNSYKERQLKTTLGQLNLLRPYARSGKFETKLFENYSRIDKALVSMIVESYLKGVSTRKVEAVVSALDIELSHSTVSNLSHELDELVTEFKTSPLRSYYPYLYVDSLYLKVFNGSRFVSKAVMIAIGVNEEGYREILDIAPMESEAVSTYEDFFDGLKERGIKKVDLIISDGHKGIKKTASESFVGSSWQLCSVHFKRNLMKVVPQKDIKTILEEINVILHSKTMQDAIDYASGMASAYEISHPKLIKYLTKNLMDVLTFLAFPKAHHRKIHSTNVLERFNKEVKRRTKVVGAFPSDNSVLRLLVPLAVDTNAKWLDRKYVSWNNLVQSDEAEEEFTENF